A region of Anticarsia gemmatalis isolate Benzon Research Colony breed Stoneville strain chromosome 10, ilAntGemm2 primary, whole genome shotgun sequence DNA encodes the following proteins:
- the LOC142976176 gene encoding uncharacterized protein LOC142976176 isoform X2 has product MPGRIIPPENKVTEFMDAVDEFLKKEESLIGIHCTHGLNRTGYMVCRYMRDRLGVPAKDAIKKFEKARGYQIERQNYIADLLGTEPPKPDLGCDTYIKPVSNRYSPSTRSPLAIEEERICEDRQRDRFNRQNNRYNNRYGGRQDSSSHARDSRSDRNDSRSNNWRDKRDNESSSHWRNRDSNRSYKNKEASKTSSRSRSKSSDSNYDFRRDY; this is encoded by the exons ATGCCGGGCCGCATAATACCTCCTGAGAACAAAGTGACAGA ATTTATGGATGCCGTTGATGAATTCCTGAAAAAAGAAG AATCGTTGATCGGGATTCACTGCACGCACGGTCTGAACCGCACCGGCTACATGGTGTGCCGCTACATGAGAGACCGCCTCGGGGTCCCCGCCAAGGACGCTATTAAGA AATTTGAGAAGGCTCGTGGGTACCAGATAGAACGGCAAAACTATATAGCAGATCTATTAGGAACTGAACCTCCTAAGCCGGACCTAGGATGTGACACATACATCAAGCCTGTAAGTAACAGATACTCGCCTAGTACCAGGTCTCCACTCGCCATTGAAGAAGAAAGGATCTGCGAGGATAGACAAAGAGACAGATTTAACAGGCAGAATAACAGGTATAATAATAGGTACGGTGGCAGACAGGACAGCAGCAGCCACGCTAGGGATAGTAGAAGTGATCGAAATGACAGTAGAAGTAACAATTGGAGAGATAAAAGAGACAATGAATCGTCATCACATTGGAGAAACAGAGATAGCAACAgatcatataaaaacaaagaagcCAGTAAGACAAGTTCAAGATCACGATCGAAAAGTAGTGATTCAAACTATGATTTTAGACGcgattattaa